One segment of Engraulis encrasicolus isolate BLACKSEA-1 chromosome 7, IST_EnEncr_1.0, whole genome shotgun sequence DNA contains the following:
- the supt4h1 gene encoding transcription elongation factor SPT4: MALETVPKDLRHQRACLLCSLVKTIDQFEYDGCDNCESYLQMKGNREMVYECTSSSFDGVIAMMSPEDSWVAKWQRISNFKPGVYAVTVTGRLPPGVVRELKSRGVIYKSRDTSVRT; this comes from the exons ATGGCTTTGGAAACCGTACCAAAGGATCTGCGTCATCAGCGGGCTTGTTTACTGTGCTCTCTTGTGAAG ACGATAGATCAGTTCGAGTATGATGGCTGCGACAATTGTGAATCCTACCTACAGATGAAAGGAAATCGTGAGATGGTGTATGAGTGCACGAGTTCGTCTTTTGATGG AGTAATTGCGATGATGAGTCCTGAGGACAGCTGGGTTGCCAAGTGGCAGCGGATAA GTAACTTCAAGCCTGGAGTATACGCAGTCACGGTCACCGGTCGTTTGCCCCCAG GGGTGGTAAGAGAGCTGAAAAGCAGAGGAGTGATCTACAAGTCCAGAGACACATCTGTGAGGACATAG
- the hsf5 gene encoding heat shock factor protein 5 isoform X2 translates to MDYEEDLLTIPINPNNFPAKLWRLVNCPKTRSIRWDGCGQGVMIDQQLFEAELLSPMKPNGEASDLFKTTNFTSFIRQLNLYGFRKVVLAPGNAEQPEDKEFAMMEGVQHHFHNPNFKKDHPELLVNLKRLTSTNKAKLEAGLEVNCRPPSRFRRQMGNSPEDNDRRFEKQGAIYPGPVHRGVSRDKVAHPYHRGLGQPKEYDRTPIPARGWLMGHGDASSPTTFYTDKGVPVSVIRRFMMDPAQSSPTTVHVQQGAPSVSINGQKLNAFHPHHPQYRPGFYSAVCQCCTPGNMDNEMNSGVHQAPAFPHYSYYQPNYQVGFLHPGGNQNQEWQNAQESQDTKKTEVNLDTVFQIVDELQASPKVRMVKLETPEKDYDPSEEPHHEATVHSVSDQGSSQCDASGPVNNAGAPIAMDSTTMTPYGPVPVGGIIISVPGNVSSGIAITVNGNTTNLTEAASGGSGEHRLALPGPAPAEYPSTSASQMNQNCEAVQSVEPHDSAADNEVVATINFSDLATTSQEEENCRKHTKSPDLNMLVEVACNQDS, encoded by the exons ATGGACTACGAAGAAGATCTCCTAACTATCCCCATTAACCCCAACAATTTCCCCGCGAAGTTATGGCGTTTAGTCAACTGCCCCAAAACTCGTTCCATTAGATGGGATGGTTGTGGGCAAGGTGTGATGATAGATCAGCAGCTCTTTGAAGCAGAGTTGCTGTCCCCGATGAAACCCAACGGCGAGGCGTCTGACCTTTTTAAAACGACAAACTTCACCAGTTTTATTCGTCAACTGAATCTTTATGGGTTCAGGAAAGTGGTGCTCGCGCCAGGTAACGCCGAGCAGCCTGAAGATAAGGAGTTTGCCATGATGGAGGGAGTTCAACACCACTTCCACAACCCGAATTTTAAAAAGGATCACCCAGAACTATTAGTGAATCTCAAGCGATTAACGAGCACAAATAAAGCAAAACTGGAAGCAGGACTGGAAGTGAACTGCAGACCACCAAGTCGCTTCAGAAGGCAGATGGGGAATTCTCCTGAGGACAATGACAGGAGGTTCGAAAAGCAAG GGGCAATCTATCCCGGACCAGTCCACCGTGGGGTATCTCGAGATAAAGTTGCGCACCCTTACCATCGCGGCTTAGGTCAACCCAAGGAGTACGACAGAACTCCTATTCCTGCCCGCGGCTGGTTGATGGGTCATGGCGATGCCTCTTCTCCCACTACATTTTACACCGATAAAGGGGTACCCGTGTCAGTCATACGCCGCTTCATGATGGACCCAGCACAGTCCAGCCCCACCACCGTGCATGTCCAACAAGGAGCCCCAAGCGTGTCCATCAATGGGCAAAAGCTGAACGCCTTCCACCCTCACCATCCTCAGTATCGGCCTGGATTTTATTCTGCAG TTTGTCAGTGCTGCACTCCAGGAAACATGGACAATGAAATGAATTCTGGTGTTCATCAGGCACCCGCATTTCCCCACTATAGCTACTACCAG CCAAATTACCAAGTGGGCTTCCTACATCCGGGTGGTAACCAGAACCAAGAGTGGCAGAACGCGCAGGAGTCACAGGACACAAAGAAGACCGAGGTCAACCTGGACACGGTCTTCCAAATCGTTGACGAACTTCAGGCCTCCCCGAAGGTCCGTATGGTGAAGCTGGAGACGCCGGAGAAGGATTATGATCCGTCCGAGGAGcctcatcacgaggccacagTCCACAGTGTGTCTGACCAAGGCTCTTCTCAGTGCGATGCCAGTGGCCCTGTCAACAACGCGGGCGCGCCCATAGCCATGGATTCCACCACGATGACACCCTACGGCCCTGTCCCCGTGGGCGGCATCATCATCTCCGTGCCAGGCAACGTGTCATCGGGCATTGCCATCACTGTGAATGGCAACACCACCAACCTGACCGAGGCTGCATCTGGGGGAAGCGGTGAGCACAGGCTTGCCCTGCCAGGACCAGCACCAGCAGAGTACCCATCTACCAGTGCCAGCCAG ATGAACCAGAACTGCGAGGCTGTGCAGAGTGTCGAGCCCCATGACAGTGCTGCTGACAATGAGGTGGTCGCCACCATTAACTTCAGCGATCTCGCCACTACGTCCCAAGAGGAAGAGAACTGCAGGAAGCACACCAAGTCACCTG
- the hsf5 gene encoding heat shock factor protein 5 isoform X1, with translation MDYEEDLLTIPINPNNFPAKLWRLVNCPKTRSIRWDGCGQGVMIDQQLFEAELLSPMKPNGEASDLFKTTNFTSFIRQLNLYGFRKVVLAPGNAEQPEDKEFAMMEGVQHHFHNPNFKKDHPELLVNLKRLTSTNKAKLEAGLEVNCRPPSRFRRQMGNSPEDNDRRFEKQGAIYPGPVHRGVSRDKVAHPYHRGLGQPKEYDRTPIPARGWLMGHGDASSPTTFYTDKGVPVSVIRRFMMDPAQSSPTTVHVQQGAPSVSINGQKLNAFHPHHPQYRPGFYSAGKPVCQCCTPGNMDNEMNSGVHQAPAFPHYSYYQPNYQVGFLHPGGNQNQEWQNAQESQDTKKTEVNLDTVFQIVDELQASPKVRMVKLETPEKDYDPSEEPHHEATVHSVSDQGSSQCDASGPVNNAGAPIAMDSTTMTPYGPVPVGGIIISVPGNVSSGIAITVNGNTTNLTEAASGGSGEHRLALPGPAPAEYPSTSASQMNQNCEAVQSVEPHDSAADNEVVATINFSDLATTSQEEENCRKHTKSPDLNMLVEVACNQDS, from the exons ATGGACTACGAAGAAGATCTCCTAACTATCCCCATTAACCCCAACAATTTCCCCGCGAAGTTATGGCGTTTAGTCAACTGCCCCAAAACTCGTTCCATTAGATGGGATGGTTGTGGGCAAGGTGTGATGATAGATCAGCAGCTCTTTGAAGCAGAGTTGCTGTCCCCGATGAAACCCAACGGCGAGGCGTCTGACCTTTTTAAAACGACAAACTTCACCAGTTTTATTCGTCAACTGAATCTTTATGGGTTCAGGAAAGTGGTGCTCGCGCCAGGTAACGCCGAGCAGCCTGAAGATAAGGAGTTTGCCATGATGGAGGGAGTTCAACACCACTTCCACAACCCGAATTTTAAAAAGGATCACCCAGAACTATTAGTGAATCTCAAGCGATTAACGAGCACAAATAAAGCAAAACTGGAAGCAGGACTGGAAGTGAACTGCAGACCACCAAGTCGCTTCAGAAGGCAGATGGGGAATTCTCCTGAGGACAATGACAGGAGGTTCGAAAAGCAAG GGGCAATCTATCCCGGACCAGTCCACCGTGGGGTATCTCGAGATAAAGTTGCGCACCCTTACCATCGCGGCTTAGGTCAACCCAAGGAGTACGACAGAACTCCTATTCCTGCCCGCGGCTGGTTGATGGGTCATGGCGATGCCTCTTCTCCCACTACATTTTACACCGATAAAGGGGTACCCGTGTCAGTCATACGCCGCTTCATGATGGACCCAGCACAGTCCAGCCCCACCACCGTGCATGTCCAACAAGGAGCCCCAAGCGTGTCCATCAATGGGCAAAAGCTGAACGCCTTCCACCCTCACCATCCTCAGTATCGGCCTGGATTTTATTCTGCAGGTAAGCCAG TTTGTCAGTGCTGCACTCCAGGAAACATGGACAATGAAATGAATTCTGGTGTTCATCAGGCACCCGCATTTCCCCACTATAGCTACTACCAG CCAAATTACCAAGTGGGCTTCCTACATCCGGGTGGTAACCAGAACCAAGAGTGGCAGAACGCGCAGGAGTCACAGGACACAAAGAAGACCGAGGTCAACCTGGACACGGTCTTCCAAATCGTTGACGAACTTCAGGCCTCCCCGAAGGTCCGTATGGTGAAGCTGGAGACGCCGGAGAAGGATTATGATCCGTCCGAGGAGcctcatcacgaggccacagTCCACAGTGTGTCTGACCAAGGCTCTTCTCAGTGCGATGCCAGTGGCCCTGTCAACAACGCGGGCGCGCCCATAGCCATGGATTCCACCACGATGACACCCTACGGCCCTGTCCCCGTGGGCGGCATCATCATCTCCGTGCCAGGCAACGTGTCATCGGGCATTGCCATCACTGTGAATGGCAACACCACCAACCTGACCGAGGCTGCATCTGGGGGAAGCGGTGAGCACAGGCTTGCCCTGCCAGGACCAGCACCAGCAGAGTACCCATCTACCAGTGCCAGCCAG ATGAACCAGAACTGCGAGGCTGTGCAGAGTGTCGAGCCCCATGACAGTGCTGCTGACAATGAGGTGGTCGCCACCATTAACTTCAGCGATCTCGCCACTACGTCCCAAGAGGAAGAGAACTGCAGGAAGCACACCAAGTCACCTG